The Nicotiana sylvestris chromosome 6, ASM39365v2, whole genome shotgun sequence genomic sequence atcacaattttttgtgatagtcaaagtgttattcaattagcgaagaaccaagtttatcatgcaaggacgaagtacattgatgttcggtatcatttcgtacgagaaatcatagaagaaggtggagtcacggtgaagaaaattcatactacggagaatcctgctgatatgctgacaaatgtggtgactgcggtcaagtttcaacattgtttggatttgatcaacattgttgaacactgaagattgaagatgaatacacaaccaaaatttgttatagagagaaaattgaagacgtggaatttttgccaaggtggagatttgttgaaatgtCAAATATTCCAGCTTtccacatcggtgggttagcaATAGTTGGGGggtttcccctataaaagaaggcttaatgtttaggatttaaacacacctctcatttgtcttctcatctgtttaaggcatttgtatcttctctctttagtattatttcacttgtatttttggagtggaataaaatattggttgtgtccgaggagtaggcaaaattagccgaacctcgtaaattctggtgttccctttattgttgttttactgtcttatttattatttggtggctgtcataatttttggtatagtaattgtgacttattcacactatatacatttggcttccgcaacaatttaCTCCTTTTAAACAACCATAGACTGTATCCTTCACTACCGTCATGTCCAAGTATTTACTCACTAAATATTTTTAGGGTCTCGGTGAGGTATGGGGGTCTGGAATTGAGGTTCTCCATATACCCAAAAAAACAAGAAATTCTTCCCACTAAGTTTTTTTGTCTTGAACAATTTCTTAATGCCAGTATTTATCAAGCAAGTCGAACAGATACCATTTAGAAACGAGATCTGCAATAGTAAGCAAATGGGTCTGCGATGATTTAACCACCTCAATCAGAAAGAATAACAATAAAACAAAAACCAgaacaaaagaggaagaaaaaaacattgaaaagaaaaacagaatagaaaagaagaagaaaaagacgaaTGGAGAGGGTGAGGGGAGAAAGAATTTTGTCCGAtagctttctcttttttttgtttacttGACACGTGCCATTTACTAATTGGTTGGCCTAGTACGTCAACACACGCACTTCATTTTGTTTGGAAATGTAAAATATGTGTTTAATAGACACACTTCTGTTGGAGTTGAAGTGTCTAATAAGAACTAGTTTTAGTTTAAGTGTTCAAATGGAAATTGAAGCCAAGTTTAAGGGCCTGCTTATGTATTTGGCCGGGATTTAATCTCCATTTGAATATTTGGTGCTTTCCCTTTTTGGGTGTTAGAATATGTCAACTTTTTAAATCTTGGATCTTTCACTTCCCCTGTTTTTCAATTTATCAAGCTTAAACACTAAATTAAGGCTCATTTGATTATTTTCTAGCTTCTAAGTTTAATCTCCATTTAAAAATTTGGTGTTCTCATgggaaaaaatgtcaaaattttggaATCTTAGATCTTCAGTGCCCctgttttgtattatttttttatgGCTTGTTAACAGAAATTAAACCCCAACTGATTGATTTTCCACAGCATATGAGCAGTGAATCTGAATATTTCAAATCTTAGCCTGTTTTGAATATTTAAAGATTATTACATCATATTAACaccattttattattttatccACATTTtccttgttatgttttcattATCAATTAATTTTAATTTGCAGGAATACTGATGGTTATACTGTGATGGCTAGAGTAAAAATTCCTGGTAcatacttgaatttttttttccccACCTTCCTTCCTAGTTATATTTTCAGAATACATAGAACTGTAGTCAGTATAAGTTTCACATTGGATGACATATCATTTATATCCTATTTATTGGCCAGTTTGACTAATCTGTTAGCTGAAATATTTAATTTTAAGGAAAGATGGGCTATTTTAAACTAAAGATATATACTACATAGTACAATCAATAGTGAATAAAAATCCATCCAAGGAAAGTAGAAACCATCTGGGATGACCCAACGTACTAATTAAACAACCATTTGGCAGAAAAAGTTATACTACTATTTTTGGTCAAATTTTCCTAACTTTTTGTTAAGATAGATAGAGTTTAGGTTGGTCTTTCCTTTGCTAGAGTCTTGGGTTCGAGCCCTGGGTATGAAAAAATCTTTGGTAGAGAGGGCTCCCCCCGAATGGGTCCCTACGCAAcgcgaatccggatatagtcgggctccaacGTGGTACCGATCACCGGGTGAGAAACCCAAAAATAGAGTTTTTCTACCTCTGTGTTCTATTAATTTCAGATTCTAGTGCTAAAGTTCTCCTTTTGTTGTAGAGATTCACTTTGCTTCACCACTGTCAGAGGCCGATTTAGGATTTCTAGAATATGGGCGTATCagtaaagaaaagagaaaaaaattatCAAGTGGGAATTGATCCGTGTGTTTGTTTGAGTAAATAACTCAGTATCCAACTAAATGCGCCATTTAATCCTTTTGGAGCATGGGTGCCAACAAATAATATAagaacaattttagaaaatacatatataaaataTCTAGTTTGGCGAAGAGACTATGGATTAGGTGCCCCATATTTAGGCTATAGGTCCGCCTCTGACTACAGTTGATGTTTTACCAGGTTATTAACTTTTATAACTTGGTTCTTTTATAGGCTTTATCTTGAAAGGATCTGGTTTGTCAGCTAAAGCTTCAAATGTAAAAGTCATACTCAATGGTGGCCAAAGAGTTACTTTCTTGAGACCCGATGGATATTTCTCATTGTATCCTTCCAATGACTCCATGTCTTAAGTCAGTCTtcagatttgatatcttaggttATGTATCTTGATTAGACTCTATATATTGTTATGAGCGTTGTGCTTCCTCAACTGAATGTTTACTGCTGCAGTGCTCCACTctccaagaaaaagaaaaaacttgcATAATGTATTTTCATTGATTTTGTGCATTGTTTTCTTGTATGATCTGTTTGCAAAATGTTTGGCTAAATAAAATGGAGCTTAAATGTGAGTGGTTTATGTGATAATTGGTGTTTTCAGCGCTATACTTTTCAGATATGATTGAGTAGACTTCATTTCCTAGCAGCAGCAAAATAACATTGTGATTCATATTATCTATCACATATTTGCTGTTAGCCATACACTTAAGCATGGTGAGATATTTGCCCTCTTGTCTGCTCTGTAGCTTTTACTAACCTTCTGGTCATAATCCGGGGTCTATTATTTTTTTATGTAAGAAGTGAATGTTGTTCTCTATGTACAATTCCTTAACCGTAGAATAGCCATAATGTTTCAGCTGGAACACATCTCATAGAGGTGTTGCAATTGGCTACTTCTTTTCTCCAATGAGCTTCTCTACCACCATCTGCTTAATTCTTGATCAATTTTCCCTTAAAAAGATTTATATGCTTATTAGGATCCCTTTCTGGATGTCAGGTGCGAGTTGATGTTAGTGCGAGGAACCCATGTAAGGTTCAAGCAGCGTTAACCGAGAATAGGAGGAGTCTGATTGAACTGGTTTTGGAGCCATTGAATGAGGAGCAGTATTATGAGGTCGGACATTGATCTCCTAGTTTCCCTTTAATTTCCTTCAGCCCTCCTTTTCTGTAATTTTCTTTCCAAACTACTGAGTGAATTTCTCTTGCAGATAAAGGAACCATTGTCACTGGTGAAAAGTCCAGTGGGCCTGATGATTGGATTTATGCTGTTTGTAATGTTTTTGATGCCAAAATTAGCAGAAAATATGGGTGAGTGTGCTCTCTTGTTTTCACCAAAATGAAGTTGGCTACACATGCAATAGGGTGGTAAATCCACAAAGCTGTTCAAATTATCCGTCCATAATGCTCGAGTTATGTGCTTTGCAATGACTGTGCTAAATATATATGTGGTTCATTATAGGGATTAGTATCCGATGTTATCTATGCAATTTTATCCATTTACCCGTCGATCTCTGATTTTCTTGATTGAATTGGATGGCTTTAcaaacatttttcttttcttcttttctaagTTGATAAGTGATGACCTTAAGGTGTTTTAGAGTACTATTGTGCATTACATAAGATATCATTAAATTTGAATTGAGTAAACTTGTTGGTAAACCTATATTGTCTTCTGTACATATTCCGATCATGAGACGAAACTCTATTGCTTGCATTTCCTGAAGTTACTTTAACTTTTTGGTTCTTGATTTACTGTCATTCCGCTGCTAGATCAAACAGACATTACATAAGATATCTCGTGCTAATGTGCTGATTTTTTTTACGTGGCAGATCCTGAAGAAATAAGACGAACACAAGAGGAAATGAGAAACCAAGGAGTTCCCACTCTTTCAAGCTTATTGCCTGGGGCTCAAAGGATCAACTAGAGAGTCGAGACAGGATTAAGAACTTCTAAAATCCTCTGCTAGAAAAGGAAATTCTTCGTTTCCATTCTATGGAAAAGCTAAAAAATCGTAAGCTTAGTTTCAACACCCAGTCTCAATCTTTCTGAACTCTCTGAGTACCATTATTAGTACCTTTAATCACTTGCAAAGATCCTACATTTCCTTTTGGTTAAAATTGTAGGCCGTTGTTATCAGGTTTAAGCGTCGATTATCCTAAGAAATTTTTAATATGGAATTGCCTGTAATCCAATGCCAATATTATTGTGCTGTGAAGAAGTAGTCTCGCCATCCTTTTATCACTGTATATGCTTTGCCTTATGCAAGTTTCTTAGGAGTATCAGCTACCAGTTCTAAGGAAAAAAGAAATCCAGAACATGTAGTGGTAGTAGCTGTGAGAGTTTGGAATTAAGCTGCAAGGCAATAtactctctttctatttctgttcTAAACGAACTGTCAGTTCTATACAACTAGGGTTGTCAAATTTGGCCCAAGCCCAAATGACCCGCTCTACCCGTCCAAGGATGGGTTCGTTATTAACACGCTCATTTATTGAAGTGAAATTTTCAAaaaccactatgttttagtggttattagcttgCTATAGCTACCATTTACTAAATTACTTCTTATAGCTATGTTTTAATTTGTTATAGAGTGTATTCGGTGTATTTAAGCTAATATATTAATGAATACAATAGGAAAATCCGGCGGAAAAAAGGGAATTACAGCTATCGTATAgactgtattcatatgtattagtGAATACAGTAACGAAATTTGCATTAAAAAAggtcttcaacttcttaaaaaaggtaagtaaatcaattaacgagatagactcctaatataactcaacaaactcaattataacacacaaaatttataTTTCCGGTTATAGAAAAGATTCTCGACCAAAAAACACCCCAAAAACAGAGCAATCTTCAGAGATTCAATCCATCCTTTCTTTTTTTAGTGGTATctttactaaaatattttttagttGTATCTTTACAAATAGTTTTATATATTGAAATTATATATTACATTtaatacagttaaatacataaaaatacactGAATACATGAAGTATAGCAGGTCATCTATAAtgcaaaaacatatgaatacatactgCATATACATttaaatacatacatacatatatatatatatatatatatatatatatatatatatatatatatatatatatatatatatatatatatatatatatatattgaatacataaattatattaattaaaaaaatataggaTACATTCTACAATACATTGAATAAATACTGCTGAATATATACCGCTGGACAAAACAGTGAAACAAAGTGAAGCtttgaaattatataattacattgaatacagttaaatacagtgaatatattgaaaaagtagaaaaaattaaacacagtgaatacaatgaaatacatgaaatacagaaagatacattgaaatacaatgaaaaaaaggtaACAACGAGATACATGGATCGGTTGTTCCGTTGTACTTAGAAATTTTGGGCATGCGGAACTTCTTTGGgatctgtgacgacccggccagtcgtctcatgagttactgctccgtttcccccatttcagcttctttatatttcgttattcgtgtttttgtggtatcgggttgggcgGATCGAGCctggaatgagtttggtgaagtttgagacacttagtctcttttaagaaggcttaagttgaaaaagtcaaccggatgttgacttatgtgttagaaggggttcggttagcttcaggaggtgatttgtgacgtAGGAGCACGATCGAAATGGGttgtggagttgtagagaagatttaggcttaaattggcgaagttgatatgttggcgatttctggttgataggcgagattttgatataggggtcggaatggaattccgagagtgacagtagcttcgttgtgtcatttgggatgtgtgtgcaaaattttaggtcattcggacgagatttgatagactttttgatcgaaagcataatttaagagtctttgcagttcttaggcttgaatcctatgttaaattggtgatttgatgtgttgtgagcgttccgaagttttgaacaagtttgaacgatgtcatgggatgtgttggtacaattagtttgaggttccgggtaggttccgggatgttttaggccgaaaatcatagttatagcaggtccaggagggttgcgGGCCTCAGAACCCACCagcgcggtctgcacaaaataaAGTGCGgtcgcggtaggtgctgtgcagaccgcacaaaatgcagtgcggccgcggtggggaacattttACTGGTCCTGTTTCGGAAGCTCAAATCTTTTGATCTACtagaaattttgagatgattcaaaaatgaaagttgtagtccttcgtgtctagtttccagaatgGTAAGGATATTGCAATtcggacatctgtagcaaaagttatgaccaaaacactaaagtctgtcactgcagaggaaagcctatgcggccgcggtcgtttttgtgcggaccgcactggttttgtgcgaaccgcgatcgattttgtgcggtcagcggaggtggaaatctatggggtactctataaatacgaggttttgggttttatttaatattttgacctagagagcttgaattttggcgatttttcgaaggtatttcaagaaattcatcggggtaagtgattctaactcagacttggctagagtacatgaatctatcattgaattcatcatttaattcgtgatttaggatggaatttgggaagaaattgtaaaatcttttaaaaatgtaaaatgatgatttgaaggatcaaatggtatcggaattggataattttcatatggttagactcgtgagagtataaggattttagttttgtgaattttgtcaaatttcgagatgtgggaccgggggtcgggtttgaccaatttcgggaattttgttgtaatttgattattttcgagtgggctttgttcacttagcacattttgatggttttgtactgatttcggctagatttggagcatccggagatcgattcgagaggcaaaggcatcgcgggctagagtttggaccggataaatgtgagtaatgattgtaaatgatgctctgagggtttgaaaccccagatcgcacatcgtagtgctatattgaggtgaggcacacgtttgatgacgagcgtggggtcgttcactattggggattgtgacttggtccgtcctgattgatgattttaccgcatatttgactgaaacttatttgttatcatcatgatttgggctgattgtcatatttgggcttcatgccaactatttgaaccattcggggatttttattactatttcctcactactttgacttattaattgaactcagtcatgttattttccactgttttatcactcagccatttttactccgttttgagacttaaatgatattctaaatgatgtttgggctgagcatcatgttttactgttgcccgagtggcttatgtgatttttgactgagtaaggccgagggcctgtattgtgaagatacttttggatcgggctgcacgccacagcagtgagatactgatttgattatgaggccgaggtcctgagatatgtacgccacgaggtggcttgttgattgatatgaggccgagggcctagatttaatgccacgagatggcttgatattgcgcttaggccgtaaggggcccctcccggagtctgcacacctccagtgagtgcgggtacccatttgtgatgtgagatatagcccgaagggctggtagtATTCTGAGattgtgctcgaggggcgaacctttatgtgtttatcttcttaattgcctgtcattacctattgattgtgtatttgtgcccgaggggcggatttctgtgcttatctgtactaattgtttgcattcgtttgcgtaactattgaaaaagtcatttttaagaagtttaaactgagctaagatattttaagagattttgattTCACtgttttcttactggttttggactgcttctatacaacatcttgatat encodes the following:
- the LOC104239267 gene encoding ER membrane protein complex subunit 7 homolog, whose protein sequence is MARVKIPGFILKGSGLSAKASNVKVILNGGQRVTFLRPDGYFSFHNVSAGTHLIEVRVDVSARNPCKVQAALTENRRSLIELVLEPLNEEQYYEIKEPLSLVKSPVGLMIGFMLFVMFLMPKLAENMDPEEIRRTQEEMRNQGVPTLSSLLPGAQRIN